TCGTCGGATGGATTTCTTTTTCGTTGGATCAATCCATTTTGCTCTAGTCGTTTGAGTAAGGGTGTTAAAGTTCCAGAATCCAACTGCAATCGTTCTCCTAACCCACTGACAGTACTTTCCTCATCTTCCCAAAGCACTAACATCACAAGGTACTGGGGGTAGGTAAGACCCACCGTCGCAAGGAGCGGACGGTAGATTTTCATCAATCGGTGCATCGAAGAATACAATGAGAAACAAATTTGGTTCTTCAAAAGAAGAACTTCATCTGTTGGATTCTTAACCTTTGACAAGTTTTTCGATATCCTTTTCTATATCTTCTGGTTTTGTGATGGGTGCATATCGTTTCACAACGTTTCCATTTTTATCAATTAAGAATTTTGTAAAATTCCATTTGATGTCCAGCGAGCCGAAAATTCCAGGTGCTTGTTTTTTGAGGTGCAAGTAGAGTGGATCTGTATTTGGACCATTGACTTCCAATTTTGAAAATATCGGAAAAGTCGTTGAGAATGTTCTTTCACAAAACAATTTGATTTCTGCATCTGTTCCTGGTTCTTGTTGTCCA
This portion of the Leptospira terpstrae serovar Hualin str. LT 11-33 = ATCC 700639 genome encodes:
- a CDS encoding glutathione peroxidase; translation: MSDEFYKIKVKRGSEEVPLEQFKDKVLLIVNTASECGFTPQYKGLQETYDRWKGKGLEVLAFPCNQFGQQEPGTDAEIKLFCERTFSTTFPIFSKLEVNGPNTDPLYLHLKKQAPGIFGSLDIKWNFTKFLIDKNGNVVKRYAPITKPEDIEKDIEKLVKG
- a CDS encoding MarR family winged helix-turn-helix transcriptional regulator; the encoded protein is MSKVKNPTDEVLLLKNQICFSLYSSMHRLMKIYRPLLATVGLTYPQYLVMLVLWEDEESTVSGLGERLQLDSGTLTPLLKRLEQNGLIQRKRNPSDERIVIVSLTKIGKQLREKAKSIPEQIFCFSGIEEKQAIQLKEILDHLGNL